ATACAACACAAAAACTATACCTGTCTCCATTGTTCAGCAACTAAGCGTCCAAGAACACCTGGTCCAACGATCAGCAAATCATTTGCCCCAATTGAAACATGAGACTGGACCTTCAAGCCATCACTGGTCTCAtcttcatacaaaaaaaaaagaataaaaaggtcACTACTTGGAAAAGCAGAATCACAAAATCTTAAATTTACCACGTTCTAAGCTTCCTCATTTATATAATCACTAAAGTCTTTAATCATTGTCAGACTCTAAAGTAACTCACTAATCCTCCAAAATTAACATCGGATTAACTCTGTTAAGTCAACGAGAGTTCAGCTACAGTTCCACTAATCCTTACAACTGTCGAAATTAAGAAACAGAAAGTGAGGATAccaatggtggtggtggaggaagaagaagcttgaacaGGAGTCGTCATTATCGAAGACGTtgatgaaagaaagaaggagaCTTTGGGtttatcctcctcctcctggcGTCTCAAAGCAAACTTAAgtgaatatgaagaagaagaagaagaagatgttaaaGTTGATAGCTTGGAGAAACGGTGGGTCGATAGAATTCTCGAATTGACCGAAGGAAATGAGATGCAAGAGATGAAACCCATCAAGAATAAAAAGCAAAACGCTTGGCTTTTTGACGACGACGAAGGGAAGATTGATTGAGACTTGGCGTGGCGAAAGAGATGGGATTCTCCGTGAGACTTTGGTGATGGGGGTACTCTTTGCATGTTTTAACCAATCGCGTATTTACACGTCACGATATCCAttattctagatttttttattttgtttttgtgttttcttgccaggagtttttttcttcttcatattctaAGCTTATAGAGAAACAAGGAGGAATGACATAtgctattaaaatattttaatgttacGAATTCGATAGTGTTTTACAGTTTACACACTCTTCTCTGCCTCCTACTACTACTAAGAACCTCTCTTCACATGAGCTCAGCTTCTTCAGTGTCtccatcaacatcttcaacatCGTTCTCGTCATTCTCATCTGTTGCATCTGGGTCTATTCCCTGCAATTAACACCCCaccaaatttttgtattttagtaAAGATCATCGTTCGACCTTCATAAGTAGAATCTGGATTTGATTCCATTATTTCAAAAATGAAGCACAATTGACCAACCTTCATCTGTTTCTCCAAGCGATCTAGTCCCTTTTTGGCTGCCTCATTCTGTGGATTTATTCTGCATATACATTTTTAACACTCTGTTTATTGATTCACATGCAAATAACGAGAATTAGAGGAACTAATGATTTGGAATTCCCATAGACCTTAGTGCAGCTTGATAGTGTGATAAAGAATCTTGTAGCATATTAGTTGCAGCAAAGACTTGAGCTAGCTTGACGTGGAGTGAATCATCAACCCAATCTTTGAGATATCGTTCAAGTAGTGATACAGCATCTCCATTCCTCCCTTCCATTAGATGAAGCTCAGCCAGAGCTAAGGCAGCTCCTAGGTACCCAGGTTCAAGCCTCAGTCCTGACTCGTAGAACTTTTTTGCCTGTTGTAAAACCATATCATTACTCTGTTTACACCAAAATAATTTACCCATAACGAAATGATCATAAGAAGATGCTCACAAGCTCTGAATTGTTTCTCAGATTTGGTATACACTATGCTTTCACAAAATTGTGATTTGGATAGCtaatatgaaaacaaatctCTATATCTTTAGACTAGGAAATATATCTGCTATAGATGAAGGAACTCTAGGTAGAGTACTGATGTAATGAAAATTGCCAAACCCACTGAAGCATAATAAAGCGAACTGTTGTTTACCTTTTCCCTGCCACTTGATGTACTAGCATGTACATCACCAACTAATTTTAGAGCCTTTGCAGACTGAGGCATTGCATTCATTGCTTCTCTGGCGGTATACAATGCTTCTTTGGTTTTACCAAATGCCAGATAAGAATGGACTAAGCCTGAAATTACCTTAATAGTGCAAGTTAATTCACACTCCAACCGTTTCATGTTTGTTAAAGGTTTATACCACCAAAACAGTACAACAGTGGAAGTGTATATCAGATCCCTCGTAAACCAGACCTTGATATGAACGAAGATCGGACCTCAAATTCTGAGCAGCCCTGAAGGCGATTGCTGCAGCTTCTGGTCGTTTTGCTTGTAAAAGAAGATTtccctaaaatataataaaaatagtgGGATATACAATAtatgcaaaattatttttaggaaatCAATTCCTCTTTAAACGAGCTTACCTTCATTATGTAGCCCGGTATGTGCCTCTCGTCTACCCTGATACTCTGGATGGTAAAGTGAATGTCATAAGCTATCACACAACGATTTTAGCACAAAATTTTAGTGTCAGAAAAATGCTAACCTTCTCAGCATAAGATAATGCTGTCCTTGCATCTTTCCTTTCCCATAGTACAGACAAAGCAACAAATACTTCTGCTCTGGTGTGATCAATGCTTAATAAATCGTGGAcaagcttgtttagcctggaaTAATCACACTTTATCTGAAGCAGCATTGCATACTCATCCATACTGGTTAGCGTGTAAGGATCAATTGACCGAACCTACAAAAGCGTTGAGATGATTATGCATGATTTAAAGTAGTCGAGAGATGAGACAAAAATATCGATGCGGTGACTACCTTCTCAAATCTCATTATGGCCTCATCATTTTTCCCAATAATGGCTTCAACCTATACAAATGAAATCAATGAAGGAAGAGTTTATCAACTACCAGAATTATGTCAATCATAATCATAAGAAGATAACTCAGGTGTAATTCTGTTTGCATCGTAGTCAATGCCATCCCTAACCTTTGCTGTCTCAGTCAACAAGTGTACATTATTTGGAAATCGTTGTAAAAGTTCAGCAAAGAGTTCCAGCGCCCCTGAGTAAATACACATTAATCCAGTAAGGCATATTGGATTAATCATTGCAGAATTTTCCGCAAATTACATGTACGAACTGAAATCTACAGGGTAGGCACAGAGATCTAAAAGCCACATATCATGGCACTATAAGCATGTGAATTccacaaataaaaagagagcTACCTTTGTAAGCATGTGAAGCAACACAACACTGGGCCTCGACATAACGCTGTCAATTCGAAGAAAAGTTACCAAAAAATGGCAAAGAAGAACATAATGTTATTTCCAGATAAACTTCAACACGAAACCAATGAAGCCATCTAAGAAAAGGGATATACAATATTAGTTCCCTAGTTGAATAGTCTAGCTGATGCTAACAGATCAACATGAAAGCAATAATTTATTTGAGGGAATACTATAGAGACAATTAAATCCAATTTCCACTCATGAACAGCTTCTACCTATGTACACAACGTATAACTCGCTGGATTTTACATTCACTTAGTCCTTGACGAAAAATTAATAGAACtactatgtatatataagtcGTATTACGGAGAACAACACAGATAAAATACGACacttaataactaaaaatatagcTTGGCCGCATAATTAATAGAGGTACTATCAAACAGTTTTTAACGCTGTAAATACTGTTAAAGAGTATGCTTACTTGCAACCAACGGGTAGGATCTATCTGATCGAGCGAAACCTTTGCACTTCTACTTGAAGTCTGAAATGTAAACACGACACAGCAATTACAATATAGTACGGATTTTACACAGAAAAGGTAATTGAAAATGGGGAGAAAGAGGCGCAAAACACATTCAAAGGTAAAAGAAATCTCACAGAAAGGGATACCTGAGTAAAAGATGATATGATATCCTTTGCAGTGACTCCCAGTTCAGATAAACCTATGACAGCTTCGAGTACATAAGGACACTGCCTGTAGAGATTAAAgattgtatacatatataagcAATATGTGTTGAATTGGCATATAATGTAAAAACAGAAAGATTATGATAGTGTTTATATGTTAGGAAATGTTgggaaataaaatgaaaaacagacCTTAAACACTCTTTATAAAAAGCAATAGCACCACGGTTATATCCAGAATTTCGATGAAGCTTTGCCATCAGTATATTCATCTCCAAGCTCCTGGTCTTGACAGATTCCATCTGGCAAAGAAGGAACATGTGCAATGAAATATTAGAACTAAGAAAACCATGAGTTTTATTACCTATTATCCCTTAAGAACCACATCCAGTTTTGGAAGCAAAGACTCCTAGTAGTTTTACTTTGCTTGTTATATGGAAATGCATTCATGGGTGGAGAGAAGGTCAACACAACACAATTCATCTCGGATTCAGGATACTAAACAAAACCTACTACTTGCGGCCCAATGACGTTTCACTGAAGAGAACTACAGTAACTGAACTCTGGTTATAAAATACAATAGTGAGATATAAATCATCCTATACAAAACCAATCTATAATTTGAGAAGCAGATAACTTAAAAGCTCTTTTTCCAtctcatatacatattttattttctatgtaCCAATGTTTGTTAACCAACAAATctagaaaactaaataaatcttGATAACCAGACAAACAGATGACACTCCCAATGAATAAGACTGAAGACATACCTCAGAAATCGCAGCTTTTGTTTCATTAAGAGCAAAGTGAGATGAAGCAATCTTGAATCTCACCTGAgaagaaagatagaaaaatgAAGACACACATGAACCCCTAAGATATAAAACCAAAGCACACCATTTCTGGAAACCAAACGGATCAAGCAGAAACACCACATTAATTTACCTCGCTCTCATTAATAGCAGAATTGCCAGACGCACTCACAGATGATCTGGTAGATAAAGATAATGAACTCCTCGAAATACCGGAGCTTTGCTTTGGAATCCTTGCATAATGATGCAACGCTTGCTTGTACGTATTCTGACAAAAACAAGGAATACATATAATTTCAGAATTTCTACATGACTTCATAGTTCTCCACCCCAAAGTACTCCAGAGGAGAagaataagcaaaacatatatgaaatttaaatcTGCTCACTCCatagattttacataaatagGTGGCAGAATGAAACATAAAGAATTAAACTTTCGAGAACTTACAATAGCTCTTCTGTATTCTCTCTGGTGAAATAAAGCATCGCCCAGTAgaatctgaaaacaaaaaaaaccagaaagaatctaactttaaaatatcaaaCTCAAAGCtactaaaatagaaaacatcGAAGGAGAAAGAAGCTTTAACCAAATTCTCCGCCTTGAGCTGAGGACTAGTTTCGGCACTAACAGTAGAAGATGAAACGAGAAAGCTTCCCTGGATTTAGattcatatatagataaaatttcATCAGTtcttgattcaaaaaaaaaaaaaaaaaactagggaTTTaaaagagagcgagagagagagagagagaagaatcagAATGAGTTGAAAAGTTAGAGAATTTACCAGCATTTCAGCAGAATCGTAAAGCCCATGCTCCATTAGAGTCGCGATCTGATCCTTTGGAACCTCCATTTCAGAGACTAGAGAGTTCTCTCGTGTGGTTTAGTGGCAATGGGTTGTGACTTCTTTTCTTCGGAGCAGCAGCGATGAAGTATGACGCTCGCTCGCTCTtcaattttgaaacaaagaaatctcgaaccgaaccgaaaacaACCGGTTCTCCATCAGAAAATTTAACTTCGGTTCATTAAAACCCGATTTTTCCAAGAGCCGCTCTTCACCGGagcaaagaaacacaatttaaAACCGAACCAGAGCGAGAATTACCGGTTAACAATTTAAAACCGGAGAGAACCGGAAATAACCGGTtatcaatttaaaattaatctCGGTTCATTAAAACCCGAATTTTTAAAGAGTCCTCTTTCACCGAACGATCTCTCTTATCAGTTATCACCGGTGAGGCCTCCATCACCGTCTTCAACAGCGATCTTAACCGTGGCTTCACTTATTTGATCGCCGGAAGGTATAGTCTGATGAAAAGAGTTGAGAAATTTGCGGAGAGATCAATTTTTACTGCTTTACGGGGGAAATCGTGTCCGATATGCCTCGAAAACCTAACCGACCGACGAGCCACCGCCGTGATTACGGCGTGCAAGCACGGATACTGCCTTGTTTGTATTCGTAAGTGGAGCGGGTTCAAGAGGAATTGCCCTCTATGTAACACTCTTTTTGATTCGTGGTTTATCGTCGGTGATCTTGATTCTAGAAAATACCATAAGGAGCATTTACCGATTCTTCGTGATCGTGAGACTTTAACTTATCATCGGAATAATCATTCCGGTCGCCGgaggtatctctctctctctctgtgtttaAGATCCATTCCTCTATTTgaaatttctcttttaaaaaatcactTCTTTATATTCACTTGCTTATGTACTTAATTAGGATAATTCCAAGGTCGAGGGATGTTTTGGAAAACTCTAGGTCGAGATCAAGGCCATTGCCATGGAGGAGATCGTTTGGACGGCCAGGTTTAGTTCCTTATTCTGTTATCTTCCATCGAAAGCTTCAGTGGCGAGCTAGGTTGGTTTACTATTGATTCTATTCTCTTATCTCTGTAGCCTTCACTTTGCAATCCTCAGTTTTTAACTAGTGTTGGCTCTAAATGCAGTATATACAATAAGCAATTACGAGCTGTTCGATTACATTCGAGGCGAAGCTTGGAACTAGTAAGTTTGATAAGACAATGTAACCCCATTCTATGTTTGATGTTTGTAGTATTGGAGTTTGCACTCTTAGTTAAGTAGAAGCTTGATGGATATACCTGCTTCGTTTTGTTTAGATTgaatgataaattgataattataGGGTTTTGCAGGTGAATGATCACGCCAAAGctaaaataattgaaagaatTGAGCCATGGATTAGAAGAGAGCTTCAGGCAGTCCTTGGAGATCCTGATCCATCAATTATTGTTCATCTTGCGTCAGCGCTTTTCATCAAAAGGCTTGAGAGAGAGGATACTAGACAATCTCGGCAGACCGGGATGTTGGTGGAAGACGAAAACTCTTCGCTTCGAAAATTCTTGTTTGACAAAGAGGATATATTTTGGCATGAACTAAGGTAAGATTATTGTAGGTTTTCAGAGTTTTAAGGAATTAGGGATTTAGTAGTAGTATATGAAACACATAGGCAACCTTAAAATCCAGTGACATGCAAGTATGAACCTTGGTATTTGTTGATCACAGAGCTTATATCTGTTTGGACTGAGATTTTGGTCATCGTTGATGATTAAATTTGACGACTGTTTCTGATGAGAAGAAAACATTCTTTCAGATGTTTTGCGGAGAGTAGTCTCACGATGGAGGCGTATGATGCAGTGGTTGAATACAATGAGGTGGAGCAATAATAGCAGTAAAAATACaggtaaaaaaaatactttaggAGTCTAACTCTATATTTGTATAAGCACCGAATTAGGATATGTATTATGTGGGTTTGGTTTCACTAGGTAGAAATATGTTTGCTTTGTTGGTTTTTCCTGTAACTCAGATCAGAATATCTTGAATTTGCTTGCAGATACGCTCTCGCCAAACGAAGTAAATAGACAGACTTACGATGCGACTGTTGGTGTATTGGAAGTTCAATAGTGGAAAGAGTGGACCAGGTAAGATGAATCAAGAGTTAAAAGAGTAGGTAGGAGGAAGATGTTATGATGATGCAAGTTTAGGTGCGGGGTTACTTTTGAGATAGCTATAGGTGGATTCCCAAATAGCTGACACTTAGTCTCTCTACTTCCACAATGTACGTCTCTTCTATGCCAAAATTCTCACCCCCAAAGTTCTTTCCAACGCTTTTCCTCAcctcatcaatttttttcttaggTTTCGAGGACCACCTATTTCAACAACATTAAAAATTCTGTATCATTTGactatcaattttttatttattaaaactatacacataattatacataaataatttaaattttatccGTTTTTACAATATTACAGGAAGCTTCAATAGAAGTAGAGGAAGAGGAACGTTCATTTTGAGTTTCTCTTTTGAAACGTACCTTAATAGCGAAGGCTATAAGATTAAACGGTGAATAAATGGCATGACTATAAATGGATAAAAAGCTGAATAAACAACGCGTTCTCGTATTCCACTATTATGATGTATTAGTAAGCAAGCGGGtgtaacacaaaataaaataaaataaataaggcTTCTTCTATAGGTTGGTAAGCGGCAATCCAGCTGCCATTTGCCTATTTGACTTCTCCTTTCGATCATGGTGagctcgtcttcttcttctattcattctctatctctctgccattttcttttgctttaaaGCTTTCTCAATCATGAACATGAAGACCCTCATCACAGCATTTCAATCTTCCTCATGAGTAATTCTACATCAGGTTTCTTCTCTTCCCCATTCCGATTCTCACAACACTCTTACCACATTTCTACTTTTGTGTTATATTCTCGCTTTCTGTTACACATTCTCTCAAAAGTGTTCTTGGTTGAAGAAATGTGATGATATTGTTGTTGAGCGATGCTGTAAATTACTTGATGTCTGGTGTTTGATAGTGATTCTGTGGCTGTTTCTCTCCTTAATTGTGTTTCTATTTGTGTTGACTTGGTATTGCACAGTGAGGAGGATGGTTTCGTCTAGAGCAATGAAATGTTTCTACTTCAGCAAAGACAAATCTCATGATGATGAAGCTAAGACTAGAAAGTTTGGTTCCACTACGATGGCCAGAGGAGGATCAGGGTCTGAGTTTAACTCAGATACAAGTACTGCTACTTCCATTACTTCCTCCTTGCACGTCCTCTCAGAGACACACAGTAACAATCTCACAGTCTTTGCCCTCGATGATCTTAAAACCGCTACCAAGAATTTCAGTCGCTCATTAATGATCGGGGAAGGTGGCTTCGGTGGTGTGTTTCGTGGCGTGATTCAGAACCCCCAAGATTCTCGTAAAAAGATTGATATTGCAGTTAAACAACTCAGCAGAAGAGGTCTACAGGCAagcaaatctctctctttcctaCTATTCCTTTCTCTGTGGTTTGTTGCGAACAACATaataacatatgtatatattaacaGGGGCATAAAGAATGGGTGACAGAGGTAAATGTATTGGGAGTAGTAGAGCATCCGAATTTGGTGAAGCTGATCGGTTATTGCGCTGAGGATGATGAGAGAGGGATCCAACGGCTACTTGTTTATGAATATGTACCAAACAGAAGTGTTCAAGACCATTTATCCAATCGTTTCATAGTCACTCCTCTCCCATGGTCGACCAGAATAAAGATTGCTCAAGACACTGCTCGAGGACTCGCTTATCTTCATGAAGGCATGGAGTTTCAGGTCTCttctccatccatgatcacaaaTACTTTAAATACTCTTTTATGTGTTCTTGAACCATTTGTAATATTGTCTTATATGCACAGATCATCTTTAGGGATTTCAAATCATCCAACATCCTTCTTGATGAGAATTGGAATGCAAAGCTCTCTGATTTCGGACTGGCTCGAATGGGTCCTTCTGATGGAATCACTCACGTCTCCACCGCGGTATTCCATGCCTGACCTTGTTGTGTCTCAGTTGGATTCAGACAATTTGATTAATAGGTAATAACCAAACTTTGAATATAACAGGTTGTGGGGACCATTGGTTATGCAGCACCGGAATACATCCAAACCGGACACCTCACAGCCAAGAGCGACGTGTGGAGCTACGGAATCTTTCTATATGAACTCATCACAGGAAGACGACCTTTTGACCGTAACCGCCCAAGAAACGAGCAGAACATCTTGGAATGGGTCAGACCACACTTGTCCGACATAAAGAAGTTCAAGATGATCATCGACCCAAGACTCGAAGGAAACTACTACCTCAAATCAGCATTAAAGGTAGCTGCAATTGCTAACCGGTGTTTGATGGTAAAGGCGAAGTCTAGGCCAACAATGAGTCAGGTCTCAGAGATGTTAGAAAGGATAGTGGAGACAACATCAGACGAAACTCCTTCAGGACTGCCATTGATGAAAAGCTTGACACCTAAAGACGCATTCGAAGCATCAAGGAGGGAGAGAGTTAAGAGAAGATTTGTTGAACTTTGGATTGGGGTTAATGGTTGTCCTAATTTGCCTACTTGGTCTCCTAAACTTGTTACttctatttgattttttgagagtacaacaacaacaactcaccGCTTGTGTTATGCAAATATTATTGTCGTTATAATATAACTCATCCCAAACTGTTTTACTACTATAGGACAGTTTTGTGGACACACCATTTACAACAAACTTAAGTGCTAGTGTAGTATCATTGTCGTTTTGCTATGAATAAAAACGGCATGCAGTTTTATCTCCGTGTCGTTTTGTTAAGCATAATACAGCATGaagttttttaatctctttgcTCTAATTTCCCGATTAAGCTCCGTCACAGTACAGCAGCTCCgattaaattagggttttccgATTTGTGCAATTCTTCAACAATGCTCTCTGTTCGCCGCCATGCCCAAACCCTAGCTTCCTCCTTCACTAACCTCCCTAACTCCACTCAAAAACGAACCTACGTTGACGTTTACATGAAATGGAAGAAAGATCCTTATTTCGACAACATAGAACACATCCTCCGATCGTCTCAGCTCAGATCCGTCGTCGGTCTCAAAAACTGCATCGTCCAGGAACCAAATCGCTGCATTCCGATCTCCGCCATCTCTAAGAAGACTCGTCAGTTCGATGTA
The sequence above is drawn from the Camelina sativa cultivar DH55 chromosome 4, Cs, whole genome shotgun sequence genome and encodes:
- the LOC104782362 gene encoding anaphase-promoting complex subunit 7, whose product is MEVPKDQIATLMEHGLYDSAEMLGSFLVSSSTVSAETSPQLKAENLILLGDALFHQREYRRAINTYKQALHHYARIPKQSSGISRSSLSLSTRSSVSASGNSAINESEVRFKIASSHFALNETKAAISEMESVKTRSLEMNILMAKLHRNSGYNRGAIAFYKECLRQCPYVLEAVIGLSELGVTAKDIISSFTQTSSRSAKVSLDQIDPTRWLQRYVEAQCCVASHAYKGALELFAELLQRFPNNVHLLTETAKVEAIIGKNDEAIMRFEKVRSIDPYTLTSMDEYAMLLQIKCDYSRLNKLVHDLLSIDHTRAEVFVALSVLWERKDARTALSYAEKSIRVDERHIPGYIMKGNLLLQAKRPEAAAIAFRAAQNLRSDLRSYQGLVHSYLAFGKTKEALYTAREAMNAMPQSAKALKLVGDVHASTSSGREKAKKFYESGLRLEPGYLGAALALAELHLMEGRNGDAVSLLERYLKDWVDDSLHVKLAQVFAATNMLQDSLSHYQAALRINPQNEAAKKGLDRLEKQMKGIDPDATDENDENDVEDVDGDTEEAELM
- the LOC104782365 gene encoding E3 ubiquitin-protein ligase Topors-like; the protein is MKRVEKFAERSIFTALRGKSCPICLENLTDRRATAVITACKHGYCLVCIRKWSGFKRNCPLCNTLFDSWFIVGDLDSRKYHKEHLPILRDRETLTYHRNNHSGRRRIIPRSRDVLENSRSRSRPLPWRRSFGRPGLVPYSVIFHRKLQWRASIYNKQLRAVRLHSRRSLELVNDHAKAKIIERIEPWIRRELQAVLGDPDPSIIVHLASALFIKRLEREDTRQSRQTGMLVEDENSSLRKFLFDKEDIFWHELRCFAESSLTMEAYDAVVEYNEVEQ
- the LOC104782363 gene encoding probable receptor-like protein kinase At5g47070, whose amino-acid sequence is MSNSTSVRRMVSSRAMKCFYFSKDKSHDDEAKTRKFGSTTMARGGSGSEFNSDTSTATSITSSLHVLSETHSNNLTVFALDDLKTATKNFSRSLMIGEGGFGGVFRGVIQNPQDSRKKIDIAVKQLSRRGLQGHKEWVTEVNVLGVVEHPNLVKLIGYCAEDDERGIQRLLVYEYVPNRSVQDHLSNRFIVTPLPWSTRIKIAQDTARGLAYLHEGMEFQIIFRDFKSSNILLDENWNAKLSDFGLARMGPSDGITHVSTAVVGTIGYAAPEYIQTGHLTAKSDVWSYGIFLYELITGRRPFDRNRPRNEQNILEWVRPHLSDIKKFKMIIDPRLEGNYYLKSALKVAAIANRCLMVKAKSRPTMSQVSEMLERIVETTSDETPSGLPLMKSLTPKDAFEASRRERVKRRFVELWIGVNGCPNLPTWSPKLVTSI